The Bubalus bubalis isolate 160015118507 breed Murrah chromosome 18, NDDB_SH_1, whole genome shotgun sequence genome contains a region encoding:
- the C18H19orf73 gene encoding LOW QUALITY PROTEIN: putative uncharacterized protein C19orf73 homolog (The sequence of the model RefSeq protein was modified relative to this genomic sequence to represent the inferred CDS: deleted 1 base in 1 codon; substituted 1 base at 1 genomic stop codon), protein MGMMSPGASGARRGTPVATPDSGGGARLPSRRTGQEGWAGSEVGVKDGFEDGGGSRRHALGLXGGVNAWSASAPYSAPLSPPRELHVAPPPPAQTIARPAGLPRRTKLMVRSAPPTQRPPTDSGAFQDSSVRPATEKGGLASALKISEG, encoded by the exons ATGGGGATGATGTCACCTGGAGCGAGTGGCGCGCGGCGTGGAACGCCAGTCGCGACCCCGGATTCCGGCGGTGGCGCGCGCCTGCCCTCGCGCCGCACGGGACAGGAGGGTTGGGCGGGCAGCGAGGTGGGAGTAAAAGATGGCTTTGAAGATGGGGGCGGCTCCCGGAGACACGCGCTCGGGTTATAAGGTGGGGTGAATGCCTGGTCGGCGAGTGCACCTTACTCTGCA CCCCTGAGCCCGCCTCGGGAACTGCACGTGGCACCCCCACCTCCCGCGCAGACTATTGCGCGGCCGGCAGGGCTCCCCCGGCGGACTAAGCTAATGGTTCGCTCCGCCCCGCCCACACAGAGGCCGCCCACTGACTCTGGCGCGTTTCAGGACTCCTCTGTCAGACCAGCTACAGAGAAAGGGGGCTTGGCTTCCGCCCTCAAAATCTCGGAAGGGTAG